The DNA window ATGGGGAACACTCCTGAAGAGGTGGCAGAGTTTCTGAACAAGTTAGACGTAGAGGTCGTCGGTGCCAACTGTAGTGTTGGTCCTTTGAAGATGTACGAGGTCGTCCAGACCATGAAAGGCAAAAGTGACAAATTCTTTTCTGCCCAGCCTAATGCCGGCTTGCCTCATTTTGTCGAGGGAAGATACATTTATCTTTCCTCGCCTGAATATATGGCGGACTATGCGGAGAAATTCATCCGCTCTGGAGTAAATATCGTGGGTGGTTGCTGCGGCACCACGCCTGAGCATATAAAAAAAATGTGTCAGGTGATCAGGAAGCTTAACTCAAAGTTCACGTCAGTTGACGAGCCGGATATTCTGGTAGAAGAGGAAATCGAGGAGGAAAAAGTTGAAAGACCAGTGATTGAGCTTTCAGATTTTGCCCAGAACATAGGTAAGAAATTCTTAGTCTCGGTTGAATTAGACCCACCCAAAGGAACCAATCCGGAGAAGATACTTCAGGTGGCTCAGAAACTCAAGGATAAAGGGATCGACGCGGTGAATATTGCTGATAGCCCTATGGCAAAGGTAAGGATGAGCTGCCTTTCTACGGCTTATCTTCTGAGGGAAAAGACTGGTATCGATGTGATCCTGCATCTCACCTGTCGAGACAGAAACCTGATGGGCTTGCAATCAGACCTTTTAGGTGCGCATGCCCTGGGTATCAGGAATATCTTAGCTATTACCGGTGACCCGCCCAGCTTAGGAGATTATCCCCATATGACCGCAGTATATGATGTTGACTCAATCGGTTTGGTGAAGATCATCCAGAAACTAAATTCTGGCTGTGATTGGGCAGGGAATTCAATCGGCTCACCCGCCTCTTTTTTCGCAGGAGTCGGAGTTGACCCTAATGCTGAAAACTGGGATAGAGAATTAGACCGGCTCAGGGAAAAAGAAAATGCTGGTGCAAATTTTATCTTCACCCAGCCATTTCACGATTTAGAGTCCTTAGAGAAATTCTTAAGAAGAATCGAAGGGATTAAGCTGCCAATCTTTATGGGACTGCTCCCCTTACAAAGCTCAAAA is part of the Candidatus Zixiibacteriota bacterium genome and encodes:
- a CDS encoding bifunctional homocysteine S-methyltransferase/methylenetetrahydrofolate reductase codes for the protein MSLFLERLQKGALLCDGAMGTLLYTRGVSYYQCFDELNLSNPQVVQKVHQDYIKAGAEIIETNTFGANRFKLATHGFEEKVRDINLKGAKLAREAREIEGKDIFVAGSIGPIGQRVHPFGEITLKQVREAFLEQAEGLLEGGVDLFIVETISDLREMREAVSAIRGICQLPIIASMTFGEDGKTLMGNTPEEVAEFLNKLDVEVVGANCSVGPLKMYEVVQTMKGKSDKFFSAQPNAGLPHFVEGRYIYLSSPEYMADYAEKFIRSGVNIVGGCCGTTPEHIKKMCQVIRKLNSKFTSVDEPDILVEEEIEEEKVERPVIELSDFAQNIGKKFLVSVELDPPKGTNPEKILQVAQKLKDKGIDAVNIADSPMAKVRMSCLSTAYLLREKTGIDVILHLTCRDRNLMGLQSDLLGAHALGIRNILAITGDPPSLGDYPHMTAVYDVDSIGLVKIIQKLNSGCDWAGNSIGSPASFFAGVGVDPNAENWDRELDRLREKENAGANFIFTQPFHDLESLEKFLRRIEGIKLPIFMGLLPLQSSKHTEFLHNEVPGIRVPDKIRERMKKAGEKGAKEGVQICKELLKEAKSLVSGVYLIPSFGRFEQVLEVIE